The proteins below are encoded in one region of Sideroxydans lithotrophicus ES-1:
- a CDS encoding zinc ribbon domain-containing protein → MENNKLPAAGWDWVGRYVAVIVLSLILATALGNMELFVKTTIGGKLNASHIVEFLGYGMALVAFWVLGQRATIAVQQHEGKWSFMQHLILPTVSLVAVALAYSVMLLLLKPVMDAALHNIYNWTFIVGILGCAGWLVMAVLNQSASLTALFTERKSTEPDRTCPGCGASCKEPDKFCKRCGMALGG, encoded by the coding sequence ATGGAAAATAACAAACTGCCAGCCGCTGGCTGGGACTGGGTGGGTCGTTATGTGGCCGTCATCGTGCTGTCGCTCATCCTGGCGACAGCACTCGGCAATATGGAATTGTTCGTGAAGACCACGATAGGCGGCAAACTCAATGCATCTCACATTGTGGAGTTTCTCGGATATGGCATGGCATTGGTGGCATTCTGGGTGCTTGGCCAGCGTGCCACCATCGCCGTGCAGCAGCATGAAGGGAAATGGTCGTTCATGCAGCACCTGATCCTGCCGACGGTGAGCCTGGTCGCTGTTGCGCTGGCCTACTCGGTCATGCTCCTGCTGCTCAAGCCGGTGATGGACGCTGCGCTGCACAATATCTACAACTGGACATTCATCGTCGGCATCCTGGGCTGCGCAGGCTGGCTGGTCATGGCAGTGCTGAATCAATCTGCGTCGCTGACCGCACTGTTCACCGAACGCAAATCGACGGAACCGGATCGCACTTGCCCAGGTTGCGGGGCGAGCTGCAAGGAACCGGACAAGTTCTGCAAACGATGCGGCATGGCGCTGGGCGGATAG
- a CDS encoding MBL fold metallo-hydrolase: MRNIVLFSGDDHKFVLLNESEPGEESGVRSNQYLIQHADSGVMLDPGGFGVMPRVLAELLRYLSPQQLKGIVLSHQDPDIVGGLATWLELTGAPVYVSEIWLRFLPHYGIKGMSRFVGVPDIGMDWEVAPGFELKLVPAHFLHSEGQINVYDPRSKILFSGDIGAAMLPTDKDYVYVDDFAGHLRYIEGFHRRYMCSNRAARIWVDRVSRLDIDMIAPQHGPIYRGKAVKEFLAWFKELQCGVDLMVEDGRV; the protein is encoded by the coding sequence ATGCGCAACATCGTGTTATTCAGTGGTGACGACCACAAATTCGTCCTGTTGAACGAGAGCGAGCCGGGTGAGGAAAGCGGTGTCCGTTCCAACCAGTACCTGATCCAGCATGCCGATTCCGGCGTGATGCTCGATCCGGGCGGGTTCGGCGTGATGCCGCGCGTGCTGGCGGAGTTGTTGCGCTATCTTTCGCCGCAGCAATTGAAAGGCATCGTGCTCTCGCACCAGGATCCCGACATTGTCGGGGGGCTGGCGACTTGGCTGGAACTGACCGGGGCGCCGGTCTATGTCTCCGAGATATGGTTGCGCTTCCTCCCGCATTACGGCATCAAGGGCATGAGCCGCTTTGTGGGAGTGCCGGATATCGGCATGGATTGGGAAGTTGCTCCCGGATTCGAACTGAAGCTGGTCCCTGCGCATTTCTTGCACTCCGAAGGCCAGATCAACGTTTACGACCCAAGATCGAAAATACTGTTCAGCGGAGATATCGGTGCAGCCATGCTGCCAACGGACAAGGACTATGTCTATGTGGACGACTTTGCCGGGCATCTGCGCTATATCGAAGGGTTCCACCGCCGTTACATGTGTTCCAACCGTGCGGCTCGCATCTGGGTGGATCGAGTCTCCAGGCTGGATATCGACATGATCGCACCGCAGCATGGCCCCATCTATCGCGGCAAGGCAGTGAAGGAATTCCTGGCCTGGTTCAAGGAATTGCAATGCGGTGTCGACCTGATGGTCGAGGACGGGCGAGTCTGA
- a CDS encoding putative bifunctional diguanylate cyclase/phosphodiesterase: MTSIFSVAPQSLEEMRQQVLERFASLIENQTRTQLFANNIGALVHDVNAEINAGHEQSIRLLDNIDISQTDRDAIQSRLRSDMALAGRLDKTLELLLGERQRQWDMNDEHLKRVMLDFNRTVENLAGTLIEKDLLERQSHVLENIIISHEKVTQWRQFVQGILASFHSIFPFNFFYIAFAEEHGLALYLYFLGDYSDEVKTSVRGKLTREMLAKLGLPEDTLIDIEEFEIPAHTKADSISDIDLITVRVPQLDMLNLAGVLGVAYGSMQKLTAQEASVIRSILAVMVMVVGSSKALSKTLAELEYYSTHDPLTGLHNRRHFNEMLEYEIDRSERHNHEFSILMLDLDDFKDINDTYGHPCGDATLCAVSEIVRSTMRKGDLTTRIGGDEFAIILTETSQEGAREVAEKLRVALRDHKFEAPNGKTFHTTTSIGLIAYPKDAQNISDLMAGVDIGLYRAKSIGKDSVCSVEEVEDKIQTGRNVRDHAEKMREALRNDHIKPYFQPVIDCKSGEIFAYEALARLVEPNGETISAGAFIEIIEKYGMGRELDRVMIQKSLETLKAHIAAQGAPRKLFINLSSQEIQGRGVLGFAEKLCQELEIPPQNIVFELLERDAIGDMTRMRKFLAELRKSGFSFALDDFGSGYNSFHYLRELHFEFVKLDGDFVRNILVSKIDRALVSNLSRLCRDLGMLMVAEFVESQEIMDELNAMGVDYAQGFHLGVPTPRIN; encoded by the coding sequence ATGACCTCCATTTTTTCTGTCGCCCCGCAGAGTCTGGAGGAGATGCGCCAGCAGGTGCTGGAGCGTTTTGCCTCGCTGATCGAAAACCAGACGCGTACCCAGTTGTTCGCCAACAACATCGGTGCACTGGTGCATGACGTCAATGCCGAGATCAATGCCGGGCACGAGCAGAGCATCCGGTTGCTGGACAATATCGATATCAGCCAGACGGATCGGGATGCGATCCAGTCTCGTTTACGCAGCGATATGGCGCTGGCAGGGCGGCTGGACAAGACGCTGGAATTGCTGTTGGGCGAACGGCAGCGACAATGGGATATGAATGACGAGCACCTCAAGCGCGTCATGCTAGATTTCAACAGGACGGTGGAGAATCTGGCGGGCACGCTGATCGAGAAGGATCTGCTCGAACGCCAGAGCCATGTGCTGGAGAACATCATCATCTCGCATGAGAAAGTGACGCAGTGGCGGCAGTTCGTGCAGGGCATATTGGCCAGCTTTCACTCCATCTTCCCCTTCAATTTTTTCTATATCGCTTTTGCTGAAGAGCACGGCTTGGCGCTTTACCTGTATTTCCTGGGGGACTATTCGGACGAGGTCAAGACGTCGGTGCGCGGTAAGCTGACCCGCGAGATGTTGGCCAAGCTGGGATTGCCCGAGGACACGCTGATCGATATCGAGGAGTTCGAGATCCCAGCGCATACCAAGGCCGATTCGATCAGCGACATCGATCTCATCACCGTGCGTGTGCCGCAACTCGACATGCTCAATCTGGCTGGCGTGCTCGGGGTGGCTTACGGTTCCATGCAGAAGTTGACGGCGCAGGAGGCCAGCGTCATCCGTTCCATACTCGCCGTGATGGTGATGGTGGTCGGTTCCAGCAAGGCGTTGAGTAAGACATTGGCTGAACTGGAATACTACTCGACGCATGATCCGTTGACTGGCCTGCATAACCGGCGGCATTTCAACGAGATGCTGGAATACGAGATCGATCGTTCGGAGCGACATAATCATGAGTTCTCGATCCTGATGCTGGATCTGGACGACTTCAAGGACATCAACGATACCTATGGGCATCCTTGCGGCGATGCCACTTTGTGCGCGGTGTCAGAGATTGTGCGCAGTACGATGCGCAAGGGCGACCTGACTACGCGCATCGGCGGCGACGAATTTGCCATCATCCTGACCGAGACCAGCCAGGAGGGCGCGCGCGAGGTGGCTGAAAAGCTGCGAGTGGCGCTGCGCGATCACAAGTTCGAAGCGCCCAATGGCAAGACTTTCCATACCACCACATCCATCGGACTGATCGCCTACCCCAAGGATGCGCAGAACATCTCCGACCTGATGGCCGGTGTGGATATCGGCTTGTATCGTGCCAAGTCCATTGGCAAGGATAGTGTGTGTTCCGTCGAAGAGGTGGAAGACAAGATACAGACGGGGCGCAATGTGCGCGATCATGCCGAGAAGATGCGCGAAGCCTTGCGCAATGACCATATCAAACCCTATTTTCAGCCTGTCATCGACTGCAAAAGCGGCGAGATATTCGCTTATGAGGCGCTTGCGCGCCTGGTGGAGCCCAACGGTGAAACCATTTCAGCTGGCGCATTCATCGAAATCATCGAGAAATATGGCATGGGCCGGGAGCTGGATCGGGTGATGATCCAGAAATCCCTGGAAACCCTGAAAGCACATATTGCCGCTCAAGGTGCGCCGCGCAAGCTGTTCATCAACCTTTCATCCCAGGAGATTCAGGGGCGCGGAGTACTGGGATTCGCAGAAAAATTGTGCCAGGAACTGGAGATCCCGCCGCAGAACATCGTGTTCGAGTTGCTTGAGCGCGATGCCATCGGCGACATGACTCGCATGCGCAAATTCCTGGCCGAGCTGAGAAAGAGCGGATTCTCCTTCGCGCTGGACGATTTTGGCAGCGGCTACAATTCATTCCATTACCTGCGCGAACTGCACTTCGAGTTCGTCAAGCTGGACGGGGATTTTGTGCGCAACATCCTTGTTTCCAAGATAGATCGTGCATTGGTAAGCAATTTGAGCCGCTTATGCCGTGACTTGGGTATGCTGATGGTGGCGGAATTCGTCGAGTCGCAGGAGATCATGGATGAATTGAATGCCATGGGCGTGGACTATGCCCAAGGTTTCCATCTTGGCGTACCTACGCCAAGAATCAACTAG
- a CDS encoding manganese efflux pump MntP, with translation MDAFAVSIGLGAKDNSRGLDLKAGLFFGSFQALMPFIGYLGGKGILGWVEAYAHWIAFGLLALIGAKMIYEGLHEGIEEDIAAITNKMMLLLSVATSIDAMAAGFSLTLLDINVYLACLIIGVATFAFSWLGVRIGKNSGTWLENKAEIFGGAVLILIGIKMLVT, from the coding sequence ATGGATGCTTTTGCCGTTTCCATCGGACTTGGCGCAAAAGACAATAGCCGCGGACTGGATTTGAAAGCCGGCTTGTTCTTTGGCTCTTTCCAGGCTTTGATGCCCTTCATCGGATACCTGGGAGGAAAAGGCATATTGGGCTGGGTCGAGGCCTATGCCCACTGGATCGCCTTTGGATTGCTGGCCCTGATCGGCGCCAAGATGATTTACGAAGGCCTGCACGAAGGCATTGAAGAAGACATTGCGGCAATCACCAACAAAATGATGTTGCTGCTGTCTGTCGCCACCAGCATCGACGCCATGGCCGCCGGTTTCAGCCTGACTCTGCTGGATATCAATGTTTACCTTGCCTGCCTGATCATCGGCGTGGCGACTTTTGCTTTCAGCTGGCTAGGCGTGCGAATTGGCAAAAACAGCGGCACCTGGCTGGAAAACAAGGCGGAAATCTTTGGCGGTGCGGTATTGATCCTGATCGGGATCAAAATGCTCGTTACTTAG
- the carA gene encoding glutamine-hydrolyzing carbamoyl-phosphate synthase small subunit, with product MSQTSPAILVLADGTVFRGTAIGASGSSVGEVVFNTSITGYQEILTDPSYCRQIVTLTYPHIGNVGCNPEDVESRQVFASGLIIRDLSMTVSNFRSTQSLPEYLKANNVVAIAGIDTRKLTRILRSKGAQNGCIATGNNVEAALAAARGFAGLAGMDLAQVVTCDKSYQWTQREWKLGEGFRDVAESKFHVVAYDFGVKRNILRMLAERGCRITVVPAKTAAVDVLALQPDGVFLSNGPGDPEPCDYAIAATQRFLEAGVPLFGICLGHQILGLASGAKTVKMKFGHRGANHPVQDTQTKRVMITSQNHGFAVDAATLPANTRVTHISLFDGTLQGFELTDKPAFCFQGHPEASPGPHDVAPLFDRFVAMMEKN from the coding sequence GTGTCGCAAACAAGTCCTGCCATTCTAGTTTTAGCCGATGGGACAGTGTTTCGCGGAACCGCCATCGGCGCCTCCGGCAGTAGCGTCGGCGAGGTGGTGTTCAACACTTCCATCACCGGTTACCAGGAAATTCTCACCGACCCATCGTATTGCAGGCAGATCGTCACGCTGACCTATCCGCATATCGGCAACGTCGGCTGCAACCCGGAAGACGTCGAGTCGCGCCAGGTGTTCGCCAGCGGCCTGATCATCCGTGACCTGTCCATGACGGTGAGCAATTTTCGCAGCACCCAGTCTTTGCCCGAATACCTCAAAGCCAACAACGTCGTCGCCATCGCCGGCATCGATACGCGCAAACTGACACGTATCCTGCGCAGCAAGGGTGCGCAGAACGGCTGCATCGCCACTGGCAACAACGTTGAGGCCGCATTGGCGGCCGCACGCGGTTTTGCCGGCTTGGCGGGCATGGATCTGGCGCAGGTCGTGACTTGCGATAAATCTTATCAATGGACACAGCGCGAGTGGAAACTGGGCGAAGGCTTCCGCGATGTGGCCGAATCGAAGTTCCATGTGGTGGCTTATGATTTCGGCGTGAAGCGCAACATACTGCGCATGCTGGCCGAGCGCGGCTGTCGCATCACTGTGGTTCCCGCGAAAACCGCCGCTGTCGATGTGCTGGCGCTGCAGCCGGACGGTGTGTTCCTGTCCAACGGCCCTGGCGATCCTGAACCCTGCGATTACGCGATCGCAGCGACGCAAAGATTCCTCGAAGCCGGCGTGCCGTTGTTTGGCATCTGCCTTGGACACCAGATACTGGGGCTGGCTTCAGGCGCAAAAACGGTGAAGATGAAGTTTGGCCACCGCGGTGCCAACCACCCGGTGCAGGACACACAGACCAAACGCGTGATGATCACCAGTCAGAACCACGGTTTCGCGGTCGATGCGGCGACGCTGCCTGCGAACACGCGCGTCACCCACATCTCGCTGTTCGACGGCACACTGCAAGGCTTCGAGCTGACCGATAAGCCCGCGTTCTGTTTCCAGGGGCATCCCGAGGCGAGTCCCGGCCCGCACGATGTTGCCCCGTTGTTCGATCGCTTCGTGGCGATGATGGAGAAGAATTAA